One region of Limnospira fusiformis SAG 85.79 genomic DNA includes:
- a CDS encoding BolA family protein, translated as MITLSQVEAMIKSELPDAVVKVEDLGGGDHLQAVVVSPLFEGKTLVKQHQMVYKAVKQAMATEAIHALALKTYTPQEWSKVNQAA; from the coding sequence ATGATCACCCTTTCCCAAGTTGAGGCAATGATTAAGTCTGAGTTGCCTGATGCTGTTGTTAAAGTTGAAGACCTCGGCGGCGGCGACCATTTACAGGCTGTAGTGGTTTCGCCTCTGTTTGAGGGCAAAACCCTGGTGAAACAACATCAGATGGTTTATAAAGCTGTTAAGCAAGCTATGGCAACAGAGGCCATTCATGCCCTGGCCCTGAAAACTTATACCCCCCAAGAGTGGTCAAAAGTCAACCAGGCTGCTTAA
- the grxD gene encoding Grx4 family monothiol glutaredoxin, translating to MNPEVEARIENLINQHKVFVFMKGTKLMPMCGFSNNVVQILNSLGVPFETLDVLEDGEIRQGIKEYSNWPTIPQVYVNGEFVGGSDVMIELYQKGELQEMLEVALAS from the coding sequence ATGAATCCTGAAGTAGAAGCCAGAATTGAAAACCTGATTAACCAGCACAAGGTTTTTGTGTTTATGAAGGGTACCAAGTTGATGCCCATGTGCGGTTTTTCCAATAACGTGGTACAAATTCTCAATAGTTTAGGGGTTCCCTTTGAAACCCTCGATGTTTTGGAAGATGGAGAAATTCGCCAAGGCATTAAGGAATATTCAAACTGGCCGACCATTCCCCAAGTTTACGTCAATGGCGAATTTGTCGGCGGTTCCGATGTGATGATTGAGCTATATCAGAAGGGCGAACTACAAGAGATGCTAGAGGTGGCTTTGGCATCATAG
- a CDS encoding DUF6761 family protein, with protein MLQNAQTIRHYQKITDSLVEMWNRGYRYDELRMFVDGYIAALRNTNVLEPYQIHRLEEETFRYINDPSNLEMTPLPQPEVDYY; from the coding sequence ATGTTACAGAATGCTCAGACCATCCGGCACTACCAAAAAATCACCGATTCCCTCGTCGAAATGTGGAATCGAGGCTATCGTTATGATGAGCTTAGAATGTTTGTAGATGGCTACATTGCCGCCCTGAGAAATACAAACGTCCTCGAACCTTATCAAATTCACCGCCTAGAGGAAGAAACCTTTAGGTACATCAACGACCCGTCTAACTTGGAAATGACTCCCCTACCGCAACCAGAAGTAGACTACTACTAG
- a CDS encoding response regulator transcription factor has product MGSAYISIIEGNPHLRSLLGWHLQHVGYSVCQSADFHHAREVFYTTQPSLVVLDAELPGGNSLEFCQWLLQQRQSLILMLSARNTESDIVRGLRAGADDYLTKPFGMQEFLARAEALMRRTRNVAPPTSLDYGDLKIDLVQRRVYLLGQLIELTPQEYSLLYVLAQNDGEPLSRSELLRRAWPDYIDNPRTIDTHVLSLRKKMETDPRQPSLIQTVRNIGYRLNLDVLKPDPSWYPSVNGQLPPIQAKTGS; this is encoded by the coding sequence GTGGGATCTGCTTATATTTCAATTATTGAAGGAAATCCGCACCTGCGATCGCTGTTAGGTTGGCATCTTCAGCACGTTGGTTATTCGGTGTGTCAATCTGCGGACTTTCATCATGCTAGAGAGGTGTTTTACACTACTCAGCCTAGTTTAGTAGTTCTTGATGCAGAATTACCAGGCGGCAATAGTCTAGAATTCTGCCAGTGGCTACTACAGCAACGACAGTCTTTAATCCTGATGCTTTCGGCTCGGAATACGGAATCTGATATTGTCCGTGGTTTGAGAGCCGGAGCCGATGATTATCTAACTAAACCTTTTGGAATGCAGGAGTTTTTGGCGAGAGCTGAAGCACTTATGCGTCGCACCCGCAATGTTGCTCCTCCTACCAGTTTAGATTATGGGGATTTGAAAATTGATTTGGTACAGCGTCGGGTTTATCTTCTGGGTCAACTGATAGAACTGACTCCCCAAGAGTATAGTCTTCTTTATGTTTTGGCTCAAAATGATGGGGAGCCTCTCAGTCGTTCGGAACTTTTACGGCGCGCTTGGCCAGATTATATTGATAATCCCCGCACGATTGATACTCATGTTCTATCATTACGCAAAAAGATGGAAACTGACCCTCGACAGCCTAGTTTAATTCAAACGGTTCGTAATATTGGTTATCGATTGAATTTGGATGTTCTTAAACCTGATCCAAGTTGGTATCCTAGTGTTAATGGTCAATTACCACCAATTCAGGCTAAAACTGGTAGCTAA
- a CDS encoding aldehyde dehydrogenase: protein MTENLNISEIISQQRQFFATGQTKQVDFRLSQLRRLQQAIADFEQPILEAVKADLGRPELEGLFELSTLGEIKYALKNLKSWVKPRRVKTHVTAFPASSYIYPEPLGVVLIIGPWNYPFQLVISPLVGAIAAGNCAILKPSELAVHTSQVVADLISKTFSPNYIATVQGGVEVSQQLLDEPFDHIFFTGGKRIGKIVMTAAAKHLTPVTLELGGKSPCIVDADTQLDYTAKRIVWGKFINAGQTCIAPDYLLVDRRIKSDLITAMIGCIESFYGSEPQQSPDYGRIINHYHFHRLTELIHDGKIVAGGKFDESDRYISPTLIDEVSWEDPIMQDEIFGPILPILTYNDLGDAISQINARPKPLALYLFSRNKQSQQRVLQETSSGGICFNETIMQVGGQSLPFGGVGESGIGKYHGQATFDTFCHYKSLLKQSLLFDIPLRYAPYKPKFNLMRFSIKNG from the coding sequence ATGACAGAAAACTTGAATATCTCGGAAATTATCAGCCAACAGCGACAATTTTTTGCCACCGGACAGACTAAACAGGTAGACTTCCGACTCTCGCAACTGCGACGACTCCAACAGGCGATCGCCGATTTTGAACAACCTATCCTAGAAGCAGTCAAAGCTGACTTAGGCCGTCCTGAGTTAGAAGGGTTGTTTGAACTGTCCACCCTCGGAGAAATTAAATATGCTCTCAAAAATCTAAAGTCCTGGGTCAAACCTCGCCGGGTCAAGACCCACGTCACCGCCTTTCCGGCTTCTAGCTATATCTATCCTGAACCTTTGGGAGTTGTCTTAATTATCGGACCTTGGAATTATCCGTTTCAATTGGTCATTTCTCCCCTAGTTGGTGCGATCGCTGCCGGGAATTGTGCTATCCTCAAACCCTCTGAACTAGCTGTTCACACTTCCCAAGTCGTAGCTGATCTGATTAGCAAAACTTTTTCACCTAACTATATTGCCACTGTTCAAGGGGGGGTAGAAGTTAGCCAACAACTATTAGATGAACCCTTCGACCACATCTTTTTTACCGGAGGGAAGCGTATCGGTAAAATTGTCATGACCGCCGCCGCCAAACATCTGACTCCCGTTACCTTAGAATTGGGTGGCAAAAGTCCCTGTATTGTCGATGCTGATACTCAGTTAGATTATACCGCCAAAAGGATAGTTTGGGGTAAGTTTATTAATGCTGGTCAAACTTGTATAGCTCCCGATTATTTATTGGTAGACCGCCGCATTAAATCGGACTTAATTACAGCTATGATTGGCTGTATTGAGAGTTTTTATGGCTCCGAACCGCAGCAAAGTCCCGACTATGGGAGGATTATTAATCACTATCATTTTCATCGGTTAACTGAGTTAATACATGATGGTAAGATTGTCGCTGGTGGGAAATTTGATGAAAGCGATCGCTATATTTCTCCCACCCTAATTGATGAGGTTTCCTGGGAAGACCCCATCATGCAAGACGAAATCTTTGGGCCGATTTTACCTATCTTGACATATAATGATTTAGGAGATGCGATTAGTCAAATTAACGCCAGACCCAAACCTCTCGCACTTTACCTATTTTCGCGTAATAAACAGTCACAACAGCGCGTTCTTCAAGAAACCTCATCTGGGGGTATTTGTTTCAATGAAACTATTATGCAAGTTGGGGGTCAATCTTTGCCTTTTGGAGGCGTAGGAGAAAGCGGTATCGGTAAATATCACGGTCAAGCAACCTTTGACACTTTTTGCCATTACAAAAGCCTTTTAAAGCAATCTCTGCTTTTCGATATTCCCCTGCGATACGCACCCTATAAACCCAAATTTAACCTGATGAGATTTTCCATCAAAAACGGCTGA
- a CDS encoding NAD(P)/FAD-dependent oxidoreductase codes for MKEILYLEIPNPDTHSVCTWLQQTFNPGVGEKMITPDGFRLKFPQQGSGELSVFTWSVQRTTYLKVFRVGTVGSSQEKQVLNSLETGLRQEFPYQYPEPPAIDLSKESIFEALAAYYPQTVKYFQKIPNGEYDLKRVYWWEKRWREGVRNPQTPKQVIFTEARTDSDGELPSYDLIYVGGALGVIHAAVMARLGYRVLLMERLPFGRMNREWNISRSELQSLIDLGLFTGAEVESFIAREYKDGFHKFFDANNPPIAKGEVLHTPRVLNVAINTDKLLSLCGEKLRQAGGEIWDQTEFIRADIGGDRVKVTATDLTTNSERIATGRLLVDAMGTASPIAWQLNGDRTFDSVCPTVGAVINGGFEPGVWDSNYGDVLHSHGDISKGRQLIWELFPGEGDELTIYLFHYHQVNQINPGSLLEMYEDFFTILPEYRRCNLDNLVWKKATFGYIPGYFSLGGSDRTVAYDRLIAIGDAACLQSPLVFTGFGSLVRNLSRLTDLLNTALKHDLLTKYYLNKIRAYQSNIAVTWLFSKGMMVPTGRYLPPQRINSILNTFFGLLATEPEEVANTFIKDRTDWWTFNRLALKAARMNPQLLIWILDFVNTGEVIRWMISYFTFTWLAFISWLFSWVPPLARRLQPWLEPRYPGLWLLLLSTSYVLTDGLGQHQPPLLRKLQPRTS; via the coding sequence ATGAAAGAGATTCTATATCTGGAAATTCCTAACCCCGATACACACAGCGTTTGTACCTGGTTGCAGCAAACGTTTAATCCGGGGGTGGGCGAGAAAATGATCACCCCAGACGGGTTTCGCCTGAAATTTCCTCAACAGGGGTCTGGGGAATTGTCGGTGTTTACTTGGTCAGTCCAACGCACAACCTATCTCAAGGTTTTTCGGGTGGGGACTGTGGGAAGTTCTCAAGAAAAACAGGTACTCAACAGCCTGGAAACTGGGTTAAGACAGGAGTTTCCCTATCAGTATCCTGAACCTCCAGCCATTGATTTGTCGAAGGAGTCGATTTTTGAGGCTTTGGCTGCCTATTATCCCCAAACGGTCAAATATTTTCAGAAAATCCCTAATGGGGAATATGACTTAAAACGGGTGTACTGGTGGGAAAAACGCTGGCGGGAGGGGGTGAGAAATCCACAAACTCCTAAACAGGTCATTTTTACTGAGGCGAGAACCGACTCTGATGGCGAGTTGCCTAGTTATGACCTAATTTATGTTGGTGGGGCTTTAGGGGTCATTCATGCGGCGGTAATGGCACGTTTAGGGTATCGGGTGCTATTGATGGAACGTCTCCCCTTTGGTCGGATGAACCGGGAATGGAATATTTCTCGGAGTGAATTACAGAGTTTAATTGACCTGGGATTGTTCACCGGGGCGGAAGTAGAGAGTTTTATCGCTAGGGAGTATAAGGACGGTTTCCACAAGTTTTTTGATGCTAATAATCCCCCCATCGCTAAGGGGGAAGTTTTGCATACTCCTCGGGTGTTGAATGTAGCCATAAATACCGATAAATTGCTGTCTTTGTGTGGTGAAAAACTGCGACAGGCGGGGGGAGAAATTTGGGATCAAACCGAGTTTATTCGGGCGGATATTGGGGGCGATCGCGTTAAGGTTACCGCTACTGATTTGACTACTAATTCCGAACGCATAGCTACGGGAAGGTTATTGGTTGATGCTATGGGGACCGCTTCCCCTATTGCTTGGCAACTTAATGGCGATCGCACTTTTGATAGTGTTTGTCCTACCGTCGGGGCTGTGATTAATGGTGGGTTTGAACCTGGAGTTTGGGATTCTAATTATGGGGATGTTCTCCACAGTCATGGGGATATTTCCAAGGGTCGCCAATTGATTTGGGAGTTGTTCCCCGGCGAAGGTGATGAGTTGACTATTTATCTGTTTCACTATCATCAGGTTAATCAGATTAACCCCGGTTCTCTGTTGGAAATGTACGAGGATTTCTTTACCATTTTACCAGAATATCGTCGTTGTAATCTGGATAATTTGGTGTGGAAAAAGGCGACTTTTGGCTATATTCCCGGTTATTTCAGTCTGGGAGGAAGCGATCGCACTGTCGCCTATGACCGTTTAATTGCTATTGGAGATGCTGCTTGTCTTCAGTCTCCTTTAGTGTTTACAGGTTTTGGTTCTTTGGTGCGGAATTTATCCCGTTTAACCGATTTATTAAATACCGCACTCAAGCATGATTTACTAACCAAATACTACCTGAATAAAATTCGCGCCTACCAAAGCAATATCGCCGTTACTTGGTTATTTTCTAAGGGAATGATGGTTCCCACCGGGCGTTATCTTCCTCCTCAAAGAATCAACTCCATTTTGAATACTTTTTTTGGGCTTTTGGCTACAGAACCCGAAGAAGTGGCTAATACATTTATTAAGGATAGGACAGACTGGTGGACCTTTAACCGTCTGGCTTTGAAAGCCGCGCGCATGAACCCCCAGTTGCTGATTTGGATTTTAGATTTTGTCAATACTGGGGAAGTTATCCGCTGGATGATTAGTTATTTTACCTTCACCTGGTTGGCGTTCATCAGTTGGCTATTTAGTTGGGTTCCCCCCCTCGCGCGTCGCCTTCAACCCTGGTTAGAACCTCGTTATCCGGGGCTATGGCTGTTATTATTATCCACCAGTTATGTACTGACAGATGGTTTGGGACAGCATCAACCACCACTTCTCAGGAAGTTACAACCCAGGACTTCTTAA
- a CDS encoding SPFH domain-containing protein, producing the protein MVKTVRLPEVIMMMKTAQIPNLLGLTGCAILVSMSISSCGVIPGTSVKRIPPGYVGLRVQMYGSNRGVQNATISTGKVWYNAYSEEIIVFPDHVQYYILSAARDEGSPIDESISFGVGGTSVNADISLSYFFNTNQIKDFYGKYLKDPDEFKATLVRSELRNCFNQEAAGLRPEDIVGTKQRELLTSVQNCLNQKFVGVGVEFDSIGFVSKPRFDSAIEAQMTARFQAEQQAIAAQAQLQVAQAEAERQLAKAQADAEAARIGASTVNPMTIRLRELELQEKMIQKWNGVLPLYQGGVAPFPSFDPKPATSANN; encoded by the coding sequence TTGGTTAAAACTGTTAGACTCCCAGAGGTAATTATGATGATGAAAACCGCGCAAATCCCCAATTTACTAGGGTTAACAGGATGCGCCATTTTAGTAAGTATGAGTATCTCTTCCTGTGGCGTAATTCCGGGAACCAGTGTTAAACGCATTCCCCCTGGTTATGTAGGACTGAGAGTGCAAATGTACGGAAGCAATCGCGGTGTACAGAATGCCACTATTAGCACCGGAAAAGTATGGTATAATGCTTACAGCGAGGAAATTATCGTTTTTCCCGATCACGTTCAATATTACATCCTCTCAGCGGCGAGAGATGAAGGTTCACCTATCGATGAAAGCATCTCTTTCGGAGTTGGGGGAACTAGCGTCAATGCAGATATTTCTCTATCCTACTTTTTCAATACGAACCAAATCAAGGATTTTTATGGTAAATATCTGAAAGACCCTGATGAGTTTAAAGCGACTTTAGTCCGCAGTGAACTCCGCAACTGCTTTAACCAAGAAGCAGCCGGATTAAGACCGGAAGATATTGTCGGAACTAAACAGCGAGAACTATTGACCTCGGTTCAAAACTGCTTAAACCAAAAATTTGTCGGCGTGGGGGTGGAATTTGATTCGATTGGGTTTGTCAGTAAGCCCCGTTTTGATAGCGCCATTGAAGCGCAAATGACCGCCCGTTTTCAAGCTGAACAACAGGCGATCGCCGCTCAAGCACAACTACAAGTCGCCCAAGCGGAAGCAGAACGTCAACTAGCGAAAGCCCAAGCGGACGCAGAAGCAGCCAGAATTGGTGCATCCACAGTCAACCCCATGACTATCAGACTCAGGGAATTAGAACTTCAGGAAAAGATGATTCAGAAATGGAACGGTGTACTTCCCCTATATCAAGGGGGTGTCGCCCCATTTCCCAGCTTTGACCCTAAACCGGCGACTTCTGCTAATAATTAA
- a CDS encoding ShlB/FhaC/HecB family hemolysin secretion/activation protein yields the protein MRSSLAVATAKTLNQNRLLAALQLLQLNPLIDTIQAELSTGTCPGQSILDVEFATAKTFDINLFANNYRPPSVSTFQRGIELTEANLLGQGDGLGIYYSNTDGSNVVDIFYDFPINARNGTVGFYFNYTDSNIVERPFNELDIEAKSTTFELRYRQPIIQTPTEEFALGVSFARRQSETSILGIGFPLARGADSDGQTRLSILRLSQEYTRRGTQQVLAARSQFSIGLNLLNSTINDDGPDSQYIAWRGQAQWLRLLAPNTPVLWRSDIQLSTQELVPLEQVGLGGLDNLRGYRQDALLRDNFIFASAELRYPILRVDNNKGILQVTPFVDFGTAWSSNADELQLSAETLMSLGLGLRWQYGDNFRARFDWGIPLIELSSNKRTLQEHGLYFSVEWSPFR from the coding sequence GTGCGTAGTAGTCTAGCTGTGGCTACGGCAAAAACCCTCAATCAAAATCGTCTACTGGCGGCGTTACAACTATTACAATTAAACCCCCTAATTGATACGATACAAGCGGAATTATCTACGGGAACTTGTCCTGGTCAGAGTATCTTAGACGTAGAATTTGCGACGGCTAAAACCTTCGATATTAATTTATTTGCTAATAACTATCGCCCCCCCAGTGTTAGCACGTTTCAACGAGGCATTGAACTGACAGAGGCGAATCTTCTCGGACAAGGAGATGGTTTAGGGATATATTATAGTAATACGGATGGCAGTAATGTAGTAGATATATTCTATGATTTTCCGATTAATGCCCGCAACGGTACGGTCGGATTTTACTTTAATTATACGGATAGTAATATTGTAGAACGACCTTTTAATGAACTGGATATTGAGGCGAAAAGCACGACCTTTGAATTGCGATATCGCCAACCTATTATTCAGACACCTACAGAAGAGTTTGCTTTGGGTGTTAGTTTCGCTCGTCGCCAAAGCGAGACATCTATTTTAGGCATAGGTTTTCCCTTAGCTAGAGGTGCGGACTCGGATGGTCAAACCCGCCTATCAATTTTGCGCTTATCTCAGGAATATACCAGGCGAGGAACTCAACAGGTTTTGGCGGCGCGATCGCAATTTAGTATAGGCTTAAATCTGTTGAACTCGACGATTAATGATGATGGTCCTGATAGCCAATATATAGCATGGCGAGGTCAAGCACAGTGGCTGCGATTATTAGCCCCAAATACCCCCGTATTATGGCGATCGGATATCCAATTATCTACACAGGAATTAGTACCCCTAGAACAAGTAGGATTAGGGGGATTAGACAATCTTCGGGGATACCGTCAGGATGCCTTATTGCGCGATAATTTTATATTTGCTTCGGCGGAGTTACGCTATCCCATTCTCCGAGTAGATAACAATAAGGGAATTTTACAAGTTACCCCCTTTGTCGATTTCGGTACAGCCTGGAGTAGCAACGCTGACGAATTGCAATTATCTGCGGAAACTTTAATGTCTTTAGGTTTAGGCTTGCGTTGGCAGTATGGTGATAATTTCCGCGCCAGGTTTGATTGGGGAATTCCCCTGATAGAACTTAGTTCCAATAAACGAACTCTCCAAGAACATGGGTTATATTTTTCGGTGGAATGGAGTCCGTTTAGGTAA
- a CDS encoding POTRA domain-containing protein, producing the protein MFNNLLKLLLNTTIKIVAITYPCATLAESLSPVLPVNFPEVPNTIPSLPERPQPEPELPPQLPTPDQLFPSPLPTPENIEETPDVSITIIVEQFSFEGNTAFSNQQLAEVTQSFLNRPITLAELLQARSAITNLYISEGYITSGAFIPPRNCNRER; encoded by the coding sequence ATGTTCAATAACCTATTGAAGTTGCTACTAAATACCACTATTAAGATTGTAGCTATCACTTACCCTTGTGCTACCCTAGCCGAAAGCCTCTCCCCGGTCTTACCTGTAAATTTTCCAGAGGTTCCCAACACCATTCCATCACTACCAGAACGTCCCCAACCAGAACCCGAACTTCCCCCGCAGTTACCCACACCTGATCAGTTATTTCCTTCCCCTTTACCGACACCAGAAAATATCGAAGAAACTCCAGATGTATCTATTACTATTATTGTCGAACAATTCAGCTTTGAAGGAAACACAGCCTTTAGTAATCAACAACTAGCAGAAGTTACGCAATCTTTTCTAAACCGTCCGATTACGTTGGCGGAACTTTTGCAAGCACGTTCGGCGATTACCAATCTTTATATCAGCGAAGGTTACATCACTTCGGGCGCTTTTATCCCCCCCAGGAACTGCAACAGGGAACGGTAA
- a CDS encoding response regulator, with protein sequence MSKPQILVIDDEERIREIVRVCLTDLGGWDVITAKSGQEGLQKAKTEHPDAILLDVSMPDLDGFELARQFQQTPSCREIPVILLTAKVLKQDRDRFEQMDITGVITKPFNPLTLAQQVRDLLATNSD encoded by the coding sequence ATGTCAAAACCCCAAATTTTAGTAATTGATGATGAAGAACGTATCCGGGAAATTGTCCGGGTTTGTCTGACCGATCTGGGAGGTTGGGATGTAATTACAGCCAAGTCTGGTCAAGAGGGGTTACAGAAAGCCAAAACGGAACATCCTGATGCGATTTTGTTAGATGTATCCATGCCAGATCTCGATGGTTTCGAGTTGGCCAGGCAATTCCAACAAACACCAAGCTGTCGAGAAATTCCGGTAATTCTGCTGACAGCCAAAGTGCTAAAACAAGATCGCGATCGCTTTGAACAAATGGACATCACCGGAGTGATTACCAAACCATTCAACCCCTTGACCTTAGCCCAACAAGTCAGGGACCTGTTAGCGACCAATTCTGATTAA